One segment of Radiobacillus kanasensis DNA contains the following:
- a CDS encoding S-adenosylmethionine:tRNA ribosyltransferase-isomerase, translating to MTIQIPNHLHAKEPVEYTKGSRDQVKLMVTNPRNNQIVHTKFSNLKNYLQKGDLLVFNNSRTIPSVLDGSVGKKSVEVRLAHRLNDAQWKVLLLDKTIDIGDTIIFSKTLLAVVAEKSTDIPLVTLTFSQSGVSLMEAFYRIGKPIHYEYIEKDIPLDAYQTVYGTVPGSVELASAGRPFTWTMMDGLKSSGMDIAFIQLHTGLSYYENDRWPDPIQQPEHYHVPERTAELVNKTKQSGGRVIAVGTTVVRALESAAKKNRVNPIRSSTNLYINQSFSLQIVDGLLTGLHEPEASHLDMLSAFIDPVLLKSTYEDAIKKEYKWHEFGDMNLILAGAL from the coding sequence ATGACTATTCAAATACCAAATCATTTACATGCAAAAGAGCCAGTTGAATACACCAAAGGTTCCAGGGATCAAGTCAAACTAATGGTAACCAATCCTAGGAATAACCAAATCGTACACACTAAATTTTCTAATCTAAAAAACTACCTACAAAAAGGAGACCTTCTCGTCTTTAATAATAGCCGAACCATTCCTTCTGTTTTAGACGGTTCTGTCGGAAAAAAAAGTGTGGAAGTTCGACTAGCTCACCGTTTGAATGACGCTCAGTGGAAAGTACTTCTTTTAGATAAAACAATTGATATAGGCGATACGATCATTTTTTCTAAAACTCTTCTTGCTGTAGTTGCTGAAAAATCGACGGACATCCCTCTCGTTACCTTAACATTTTCCCAATCTGGTGTTTCGCTTATGGAAGCATTTTATCGGATCGGGAAGCCCATTCATTATGAATATATTGAAAAGGATATCCCTTTAGATGCCTATCAAACGGTTTATGGAACTGTGCCAGGGTCTGTTGAACTTGCCTCTGCTGGCAGACCATTCACGTGGACCATGATGGACGGATTAAAAAGCAGCGGGATGGATATCGCCTTTATCCAGCTGCATACCGGCCTGAGCTATTATGAAAATGACCGATGGCCAGATCCCATCCAACAACCCGAGCATTACCATGTACCGGAACGTACAGCGGAGCTAGTTAATAAAACCAAACAGAGTGGTGGACGTGTCATCGCTGTCGGTACTACTGTAGTTCGCGCTCTCGAAAGTGCTGCTAAGAAAAATAGGGTTAACCCCATCCGTAGTTCAACAAATTTATATATTAACCAGAGCTTTTCCCTTCAAATCGTGGATGGTTTATTAACAGGATTACACGAGCCTGAAGCAAGCCACCTTGACATGCTGTCGGCCTTTATCGACCCTGTCCTGCTTAAATCAACCTATGAGGATGCGATAAAAAAAGAGTATAAATGGCATGAGTTTGGCGATATGAATCTAATTTTAGCGGGTGCTCTATGA
- a CDS encoding gamma-glutamyl-gamma-aminobutyrate hydrolase family protein — MKPIIGITTSIEVENTHVTLSTANVQAITRTGGLPFALANLTNEQDIKAIGDQLDGLYVTGGYDINPFLFGEEPHPNLGTITPARDTFEIALIRYMLEKNKPILAVCRGSQVLNIAAGGDMYQDIYDQINHSLLQHQQKAPKGHASHFVKVKENSLLQQITGKEQLLVNSRHHQANRRIAPGFASVGEATDGVNEAIESQTHRFALGLQWHPENLLEVDDEDSRRIYEAFIQQSKEAKHEAL; from the coding sequence GTGAAACCGATTATAGGTATTACGACATCGATAGAAGTGGAAAATACTCATGTAACGCTTAGTACAGCAAATGTTCAAGCGATAACCCGCACTGGTGGGCTTCCGTTTGCACTAGCAAACTTAACGAATGAACAAGATATTAAAGCGATCGGGGACCAGTTGGATGGACTATATGTAACGGGTGGATATGACATTAACCCTTTTCTATTTGGAGAAGAACCACATCCTAATTTAGGTACGATTACTCCTGCCAGGGACACTTTTGAAATTGCTTTGATTAGGTATATGCTCGAGAAAAACAAGCCGATATTGGCCGTTTGTAGAGGCTCCCAAGTCTTGAACATAGCAGCAGGTGGTGATATGTATCAGGATATTTATGACCAAATCAATCATTCACTCTTACAGCATCAGCAAAAAGCCCCAAAAGGTCATGCTTCTCATTTCGTAAAAGTGAAAGAGAATTCCTTACTCCAGCAAATCACTGGTAAAGAGCAGTTGCTCGTTAACAGTAGGCATCATCAGGCTAATCGAAGGATTGCACCTGGCTTCGCCAGTGTTGGGGAAGCAACGGATGGAGTAAACGAAGCCATTGAGAGTCAAACTCACCGCTTTGCATTAGGCTTACAGTGGCATCCGGAAAATTTACTGGAAGTAGACGATGAGGATTCTCGCCGTATTTATGAAGCATTCATTCAACAATCCAAGGAGGCAAAACATGAAGCTCTTTGA
- a CDS encoding ATP synthase beta subunit C-terminal domain-containing protein, translating into MENEMKLNVALLRERVPNLTVAAKSVGLRPATVSNLCTGKIPLARAEVRTLVSLAELAQCKLDDLVIRKGEMAMIETGIKTLDFFAPIAKRGAVGFVARQGMGQLVLLTELFHRLKGMGFHTVFFLSDETATGIDEVLTETDYDSKSGEEVFRKLVEFGKGADIILGVDRSVYLSESFFELRDKLIAEDIHPTLAIVDTTGESVDEDLPYGPLDTLLEFDMELASQHYYPAVNHITSTSIVSEELAVDSEHLKLLQKAKKTIRRYKELGYLVRERGMDVLSEQDQITYKRGERLVAFFTQPFYVAEAFTKQAGETVALKDTLAGVKQIVNGEQDQVKPDDLLYVGSIN; encoded by the coding sequence ATGGAAAATGAAATGAAGCTAAATGTAGCCCTGTTAAGAGAACGTGTCCCGAACTTAACAGTGGCAGCAAAGTCTGTTGGATTGAGACCAGCTACGGTATCCAATCTTTGTACAGGAAAGATACCGTTAGCAAGAGCAGAGGTGCGAACCTTAGTTAGCTTAGCAGAGCTAGCACAATGCAAATTGGATGATCTAGTGATTAGGAAAGGGGAGATGGCCATGATTGAAACGGGGATTAAAACGTTGGATTTCTTTGCGCCCATCGCAAAAAGAGGTGCAGTAGGTTTTGTTGCTCGTCAAGGAATGGGGCAGTTAGTATTGCTTACAGAGCTATTTCACCGTCTAAAAGGAATGGGGTTTCACACCGTGTTCTTTCTCTCAGATGAAACGGCAACAGGTATTGATGAAGTTTTAACGGAAACGGATTATGATAGCAAAAGTGGGGAAGAAGTATTCCGAAAACTCGTTGAGTTCGGAAAGGGTGCCGATATTATTCTTGGGGTTGATCGCAGTGTCTACTTATCGGAATCATTTTTTGAATTACGAGATAAGTTAATAGCGGAAGATATTCATCCGACCCTAGCTATTGTCGATACAACGGGAGAATCTGTAGACGAAGATTTACCATATGGACCATTAGATACGTTGCTCGAGTTTGATATGGAACTAGCCTCTCAACATTACTACCCAGCTGTAAACCATATCACATCTACTTCAATTGTGTCGGAAGAGCTAGCCGTAGATTCGGAGCATCTGAAGCTGTTACAAAAAGCAAAGAAAACGATTAGAAGATATAAGGAATTAGGTTATTTGGTTCGAGAAAGAGGAATGGATGTGCTTTCTGAACAAGATCAAATCACGTATAAACGAGGAGAACGATTAGTTGCCTTTTTCACACAGCCTTTCTACGTTGCCGAAGCCTTTACCAAACAAGCTGGGGAAACTGTAGCACTAAAAGACACTTTAGCAGGGGTGAAGCAAATCGTTAATGGGGAGCAAGATCAAGTAAAACCTGACGACCTGTTATATGTAGGAAGTATAAACTGA
- the hepT gene encoding type VII toxin-antitoxin system HepT family RNase toxin — translation MVDQDIWINKVKIIERCLKRIQEEYEGQSDNLLNYTKQDSIILNLQRCCEAAIDLAMHFCRSKDLGIPQSSRESFDFLVKDGQLSLQIANNMKSMIGFRNIAVHDYQRLNIDILETILKERLSDFQHFVSELRKGI, via the coding sequence ATGGTTGATCAAGATATATGGATAAATAAAGTGAAAATAATCGAACGATGTCTGAAAAGAATACAAGAAGAATATGAAGGGCAAAGTGACAACTTATTAAACTATACCAAACAAGATTCCATCATCTTAAACCTACAACGTTGTTGTGAGGCAGCCATTGATTTAGCCATGCACTTTTGTCGGTCAAAAGATTTGGGAATTCCACAATCCTCGAGAGAATCCTTTGATTTCCTTGTGAAAGATGGCCAATTGTCTCTTCAAATAGCGAACAATATGAAATCTATGATTGGGTTTCGTAATATAGCTGTTCATGACTATCAACGATTAAATATAGACATACTTGAAACGATTCTTAAGGAGCGTTTAAGTGATTTCCAACACTTTGTTTCTGAACTGAGAAAAGGAATATAA
- a CDS encoding VOC family protein, with protein sequence MKVHHFGVEVVNLEKSIDFYQDFFDFKLEQKLYLEPETLVFLTNGTARIELVWNPKNTKKISELAHIAWEVKHINEWIQRLEKKNLFPIEDPIDLDNGWSTVFYRGWNGEIIELIST encoded by the coding sequence ATGAAGGTACACCATTTCGGGGTAGAAGTTGTGAATCTGGAGAAATCAATTGATTTTTACCAAGACTTCTTTGACTTTAAGCTAGAGCAAAAACTTTATTTAGAGCCAGAAACACTCGTATTCTTAACAAATGGAACCGCTCGTATAGAGCTAGTTTGGAATCCAAAGAATACAAAAAAGATTTCTGAACTCGCTCACATAGCTTGGGAAGTGAAACATATAAACGAGTGGATTCAACGCTTAGAAAAAAAGAACCTATTCCCAATAGAGGACCCCATTGATTTAGACAACGGTTGGAGTACTGTTTTTTATCGAGGATGGAATGGAGAAATAATCGAATTAATTTCCACATAA
- a CDS encoding mannitol-1-phosphate 5-dehydrogenase, with product MQAVHFGAGNIGRGFIGLLLYQSGFHTTFVDVNKTVIDALNERKRYSVTLSDENSEKLPVENVQGINSGENPDAVIQAIAEADIVTTAVGPNILPIIADLIAKGLQQRYKQSKKALDLIACENMIGGSSLLKEKVFEKLSNEEQQNFESLFGFPNAAVDRIVPNQVNEDVLAVSVEPYYEWVVDQSQLKAGKLDIAGLTYVPDLAPYIERKLFTVNTGHAVVAYLGAYLGFQTIKDAIDAEQVEEILQGTLEESGSVLVKQYGFDQEQHKAYIEKIINRFKNPYISDEVNRVGRAPLRKLGPNDRLIRPASLYQKLMNNEPVNLSKTIAAALQYEDPGDEEAVKLQSIVKEKGYKGALMEVAELEEGNKLLESVLKQTDALAKLK from the coding sequence ATGCAAGCTGTTCATTTTGGAGCAGGAAACATTGGAAGAGGATTTATTGGGTTATTGCTGTATCAGTCTGGGTTTCACACCACATTTGTCGATGTAAATAAAACGGTTATTGATGCACTTAATGAACGAAAGCGATATAGTGTCACACTCTCGGATGAAAATAGTGAGAAACTGCCAGTAGAGAATGTACAGGGGATTAATAGCGGGGAAAACCCTGATGCTGTCATCCAAGCCATTGCTGAAGCGGATATTGTGACAACCGCTGTAGGGCCAAATATTCTCCCAATCATAGCAGACTTAATCGCAAAAGGTTTGCAACAGCGGTACAAGCAAAGCAAAAAAGCATTGGACTTAATAGCTTGTGAAAATATGATTGGTGGAAGCTCGTTACTTAAGGAAAAGGTATTTGAAAAACTCTCCAACGAGGAGCAACAAAATTTTGAATCCCTGTTCGGTTTTCCAAATGCAGCTGTAGACCGAATTGTTCCGAACCAAGTGAATGAAGATGTTCTAGCAGTTTCGGTAGAACCTTACTATGAATGGGTTGTTGATCAAAGCCAGTTGAAAGCAGGAAAGCTCGATATTGCAGGGCTCACCTATGTTCCTGATTTAGCTCCGTATATCGAACGAAAGCTATTTACGGTTAACACTGGCCACGCGGTAGTTGCTTACCTGGGAGCGTACTTAGGGTTCCAAACTATAAAAGATGCGATTGATGCGGAACAAGTAGAGGAGATCTTACAAGGTACATTGGAAGAATCAGGATCAGTCCTTGTGAAACAGTATGGGTTTGATCAAGAACAGCATAAAGCCTATATTGAAAAAATCATTAATCGCTTTAAAAATCCATACATTTCAGATGAAGTAAATCGAGTTGGTCGTGCACCATTAAGAAAACTTGGACCGAACGATCGACTAATTCGTCCTGCTAGCCTTTACCAAAAGCTCATGAATAACGAACCCGTAAACTTGTCGAAAACTATTGCTGCGGCCTTGCAGTATGAGGATCCAGGAGATGAAGAAGCGGTTAAACTACAAAGCATTGTTAAAGAAAAAGGCTATAAGGGAGCACTTATGGAAGTAGCGGAGTTAGAAGAAGGAAACAAGCTACTAGAAAGTGTATTAAAGCAAACAGATGCATTAGCAAAGCTGAAGTGA
- a CDS encoding TSUP family transporter, whose product MEFSIEILLILFLVAVVAGWVDTIAGGGGLLTIPAMVLAGLSPATAIATNKLQGSSGTFVAALYFIRKGAIHKKAIKLSVIMTFLGAIFGGWLLLQVRAEYLILILPLLLVAIGLYFLFSPKVKDEDRKARMRLSVFSLTIAPLLGLYDGFFGPGTGSLMAVSFMTLCGFGASKATAHAKVLNFTSNFAALLYFLLFGHIAWLIGIVMMLGQVLGSFVGAKMVLSKGASIIRPIVVTVCFVMAIQVIWKNFL is encoded by the coding sequence ATGGAATTTAGCATAGAAATTTTATTAATATTGTTTTTGGTTGCTGTCGTGGCAGGATGGGTGGATACCATTGCGGGTGGAGGCGGATTACTTACCATACCGGCAATGGTGTTAGCTGGTTTGTCACCGGCAACTGCCATCGCAACGAATAAACTTCAAGGAAGCAGTGGAACGTTTGTAGCAGCCTTATATTTTATAAGAAAGGGAGCTATACATAAGAAAGCGATCAAACTATCTGTCATTATGACCTTTTTGGGTGCTATCTTCGGTGGATGGTTACTTTTGCAAGTGCGTGCCGAATATTTAATTTTAATTTTACCTTTATTACTCGTAGCTATTGGTCTTTATTTTTTATTTTCCCCAAAGGTAAAGGACGAGGATCGTAAAGCCAGAATGAGATTGTCTGTTTTTTCCTTAACTATTGCTCCACTGCTAGGCTTATATGATGGGTTCTTCGGTCCTGGTACTGGTAGTTTGATGGCGGTGTCCTTCATGACGTTATGTGGTTTCGGTGCTTCTAAAGCAACAGCACACGCAAAAGTCCTAAATTTCACAAGTAACTTTGCAGCCCTTCTATATTTTTTACTTTTTGGACATATCGCCTGGCTAATCGGTATCGTGATGATGCTTGGTCAAGTCTTAGGTTCCTTTGTTGGGGCGAAAATGGTACTATCCAAAGGTGCTTCCATCATTAGACCCATTGTAGTTACCGTCTGTTTTGTAATGGCGATCCAAGTCATATGGAAGAATTTTTTATGA
- a CDS encoding SDR family NAD(P)-dependent oxidoreductase, with amino-acid sequence MLKNKVVVITGASSGLGRSLAFAFAKEGAKLAICARGEKRLLEVQKELQELGADVLAVTTDVADTQDVDRFISLIEERFHAIDVLINNASIFGPGPSLLVDYLDDAFQNVLRVNTVSVFLTTKRVLPGMLMRNSGSIINVTSEAGQTGFAEWGAYGISKFALEGLTETWADELSETDIRVNMVDPGEMDTPMHEVAVPDCDYELGNPDHSTNVFLYLADDSSKNVHGKRFEAQRFQSEGLGDL; translated from the coding sequence ATGTTAAAAAATAAAGTGGTTGTAATTACAGGAGCTAGTTCAGGGCTAGGGAGATCATTAGCCTTTGCATTTGCTAAAGAAGGCGCGAAGCTCGCGATTTGTGCACGAGGAGAAAAAAGGTTGTTAGAAGTACAAAAAGAACTCCAAGAACTAGGCGCTGACGTTTTAGCGGTTACTACAGATGTTGCTGACACACAAGATGTGGACCGCTTCATTTCTCTTATAGAGGAAAGATTTCACGCGATTGATGTTCTCATTAATAACGCTTCAATTTTTGGACCAGGCCCTAGTCTTTTGGTCGACTACCTAGATGACGCTTTTCAAAATGTCCTTAGAGTGAACACAGTAAGCGTATTTCTTACTACCAAAAGAGTCTTACCTGGCATGTTGATGAGAAACTCGGGATCGATTATTAATGTTACTTCAGAAGCTGGGCAGACTGGCTTCGCGGAGTGGGGAGCTTATGGCATTTCAAAATTTGCTTTAGAGGGATTAACGGAGACATGGGCAGATGAACTGTCCGAAACAGATATAAGAGTCAATATGGTCGACCCAGGGGAAATGGATACCCCTATGCACGAAGTTGCAGTTCCAGATTGTGATTATGAGCTTGGTAATCCAGATCATAGCACAAACGTTTTTCTCTATCTGGCGGATGATTCTTCCAAAAACGTGCATGGGAAAAGATTCGAAGCACAAAGATTTCAATCGGAAGGGCTGGGAGACCTATGA
- a CDS encoding PTS sugar transporter subunit IIA, whose product MAKEILTTDNIRLDAKLESKEEAIRFTGDILVENGYVDATYVDKMLEREEVTSTYIGNNVAIPHGTEDAKAAVKETGLSIVTSPDGIDFGSGNIVKILIGIAGKGNEHLEILSKIALVCAEEENVEKLVHAQSKEEILNMFNEVN is encoded by the coding sequence TTGGCAAAAGAGATTTTAACAACAGATAATATACGATTGGATGCAAAACTAGAATCAAAAGAAGAAGCCATCCGCTTTACGGGGGATATTTTAGTAGAGAATGGTTATGTTGACGCAACGTACGTAGATAAAATGTTAGAAAGGGAAGAAGTGACCTCTACTTATATCGGAAATAATGTTGCGATTCCTCACGGTACAGAAGATGCAAAAGCGGCTGTAAAAGAAACAGGATTATCTATTGTTACTTCCCCTGATGGAATTGATTTCGGGAGCGGAAACATCGTGAAAATCCTAATTGGTATCGCTGGAAAGGGAAATGAGCATTTAGAAATCCTTTCTAAGATTGCGTTAGTATGTGCAGAAGAAGAGAATGTAGAAAAATTAGTTCACGCTCAATCTAAAGAAGAAATTTTAAATATGTTTAATGAGGTGAATTAA
- a CDS encoding ZIP family metal transporter, with product MFQSIMWGTIAASATLLGAIIVLSIQIPKKIIGFIMALGTGALIGATSYELLEDALEISSFKEIAIGFLGGALLFTILDILVSRKGGHERKGSDRNPERKDGKSQGNGKGIFIGTVMDTLPESAMIGLSLVGGKSVSLALVISIFISNLPEGISSTVGLQKSGYSKKKILILWVFVVLFSALSAFLGAYLLEQASNSIKAIMSSFAGGAIISMIASTMMPEAYEEGGPSVGFITAVGVFISLWLHHL from the coding sequence ATGTTCCAGTCTATTATGTGGGGAACCATTGCGGCATCAGCAACACTGCTTGGGGCCATTATTGTTCTTTCGATTCAGATCCCGAAAAAGATAATAGGGTTTATTATGGCACTAGGAACAGGAGCGTTAATTGGGGCAACCTCTTATGAATTGTTAGAAGATGCGTTGGAAATCAGTAGCTTTAAAGAGATTGCGATAGGATTTTTAGGTGGAGCGCTACTTTTTACCATTTTAGATATTCTTGTGTCCAGAAAGGGAGGACATGAGCGAAAAGGATCAGACCGGAATCCGGAACGTAAGGATGGGAAATCACAAGGAAATGGTAAGGGTATTTTTATTGGTACAGTCATGGATACATTACCTGAATCGGCCATGATTGGATTAAGTCTTGTTGGAGGAAAATCGGTTAGCTTAGCATTGGTTATATCCATTTTTATTAGTAATTTACCAGAAGGGATTTCTAGTACAGTAGGGTTGCAGAAGAGTGGTTATTCTAAAAAGAAAATTTTAATACTTTGGGTATTTGTTGTGCTTTTTTCTGCCTTAAGTGCTTTTTTAGGTGCTTACTTACTCGAACAAGCATCTAACAGTATTAAAGCGATTATGAGTTCGTTTGCTGGTGGGGCTATTATTTCGATGATTGCCTCTACGATGATGCCAGAAGCTTATGAAGAAGGCGGGCCTAGTGTAGGCTTTATCACCGCAGTTGGTGTCTTTATTTCACTGTGGTTACATCATTTATAG
- a CDS encoding dipeptidase, whose product MKLFDTHCDALLKLQISKRLNRFNQANLLNYQNDPFLDTNLERLKQGEVAVQFFAIFVEPDLPDNEKWQHALEQVDFFYTDVLASPGVVHVKEWEQLHQLKEGEIGAVLTLEGADAFGNDLTKLRHLYRLGVLSIGLTWNNANLCADGVGDPRGAGLTVLGKEVVKLNNEQQVFTDVSHLSINGFWDVMELADFPFASHSNARALCDHVRNLYDEQIKAMFENNGLIHVVFNPPFIKVEGPTTISDLIKHIDHMCALGGVKQIGFGSDFDGIGQFVEGLNHAGEYQNLINELLKYYKEGEVRGFAYQNFLDHLPRK is encoded by the coding sequence ATGAAGCTCTTTGATACACATTGCGATGCATTATTGAAACTACAAATCTCCAAAAGACTAAACCGTTTTAACCAGGCAAACCTTTTGAATTACCAGAATGATCCTTTTCTAGATACCAATTTAGAGAGGCTAAAACAAGGGGAAGTAGCAGTTCAGTTTTTTGCTATTTTCGTAGAACCGGATTTGCCTGATAATGAAAAGTGGCAGCACGCATTAGAGCAAGTCGACTTTTTTTATACCGATGTGTTAGCAAGCCCTGGTGTTGTTCATGTTAAAGAGTGGGAGCAGCTCCATCAGTTAAAAGAAGGGGAAATAGGTGCGGTACTTACCCTTGAAGGAGCAGACGCATTCGGAAATGATTTAACGAAGCTCAGACACTTGTATCGTTTAGGTGTTCTTTCTATTGGGCTTACGTGGAACAATGCGAATCTCTGTGCAGATGGTGTAGGAGATCCTCGAGGTGCTGGCTTAACTGTGCTTGGAAAAGAAGTAGTGAAGTTGAATAATGAACAACAGGTATTTACGGATGTTTCTCATTTATCCATTAATGGATTTTGGGATGTGATGGAGCTAGCTGATTTTCCGTTTGCTAGTCATTCCAATGCTCGTGCCTTATGTGATCATGTAAGAAACTTGTACGATGAACAAATCAAGGCAATGTTTGAAAACAATGGTCTCATTCATGTTGTCTTTAACCCACCGTTTATAAAAGTGGAAGGCCCAACAACAATCTCTGATTTGATTAAGCATATTGATCACATGTGTGCGTTAGGCGGGGTCAAGCAAATTGGATTTGGTTCAGACTTTGATGGGATAGGACAGTTCGTGGAAGGGCTAAATCATGCTGGCGAATATCAAAATCTGATTAATGAATTGTTGAAGTATTATAAAGAAGGGGAAGTACGAGGCTTTGCTTATCAGAACTTTTTGGATCATTTGCCTCGGAAATGA
- the mntA gene encoding type VII toxin-antitoxin system MntA family adenylyltransferase antitoxin produces MVITEKDKKMIIHFLSRKVNASVIYLFGSYSQGFANPESDLDLAFISDEIHSNKERFFLSQELASKVNKDVDLIDLRTANEVLAFQILKTGIVWYEKNPFDRAQIELAIMKKYAKLNEERLLIIDDFIKKEDVHG; encoded by the coding sequence ATGGTGATTACTGAAAAAGATAAGAAGATGATTATTCATTTTTTATCCCGAAAGGTTAATGCTTCTGTCATCTATTTATTTGGTTCATATTCGCAGGGTTTTGCGAATCCTGAAAGTGACCTGGATCTTGCGTTTATAAGCGATGAAATCCATTCTAATAAAGAACGTTTCTTTCTTTCTCAAGAGCTTGCTAGTAAAGTAAACAAAGATGTAGATCTCATTGATTTACGTACTGCAAATGAAGTTTTAGCTTTTCAGATACTGAAAACTGGGATTGTATGGTATGAAAAAAATCCTTTCGATCGTGCTCAAATAGAACTTGCTATTATGAAGAAATACGCAAAACTTAATGAGGAAAGATTACTGATTATTGATGATTTTATTAAAAAGGAGGATGTGCATGGTTGA